One Pararhizobium sp. IMCC3301 DNA segment encodes these proteins:
- a CDS encoding Gfo/Idh/MocA family protein: MKRFALIGAAGYIAPRHMKAIKETGNDLVAALDPNDSVGIIDSHFPEANFFTEFERFDRHLDKLHRKAAGKVDFVSICSPNYLHDSHMRFALRSDADAICEKPLVLNPWNIDGLAEMEQSTGRKINTVLQLRVHPSIIALREKVQAGLKDRKYEVDLSYITSRGRWYLQSWKGNEKKSGGIATNIGVHFFDMLHFLFGRLQDNVVHLREDTKAAGYLEYEHARCRWFMSLDVNDVPENARAQGQRTHRSITVDGTEIEFSGGFFDLHTRSYEEILAGRGFGVEENRMAIETVAAIREAGLSTLGQDVHPFAS; the protein is encoded by the coding sequence ATGAAACGTTTCGCGTTGATTGGTGCAGCTGGTTACATCGCACCGCGCCATATGAAAGCCATCAAGGAGACCGGCAACGATCTTGTCGCCGCATTGGACCCAAACGATTCCGTCGGGATAATCGATAGTCACTTCCCTGAAGCGAATTTTTTCACTGAATTTGAGCGCTTCGATCGACATCTCGACAAGTTGCATCGGAAAGCGGCCGGCAAGGTAGACTTCGTTTCCATCTGTTCTCCTAATTATCTGCATGACAGCCACATGCGGTTTGCTTTGCGCTCGGATGCAGATGCAATTTGCGAGAAACCGCTGGTTCTGAACCCATGGAACATCGACGGTCTTGCCGAGATGGAACAGTCGACAGGCCGCAAAATTAACACGGTTCTCCAGCTTCGAGTGCATCCTTCAATCATAGCCCTGCGCGAGAAGGTGCAGGCAGGACTGAAAGATCGCAAATACGAGGTCGACCTGTCCTATATCACATCGCGCGGGCGCTGGTACCTGCAAAGCTGGAAGGGCAACGAGAAAAAATCTGGCGGGATCGCCACAAATATCGGTGTTCATTTTTTTGATATGCTGCACTTCCTGTTCGGTCGCTTGCAAGACAATGTTGTGCATCTGCGCGAGGATACCAAAGCTGCCGGCTATCTGGAATACGAACATGCCCGCTGTCGCTGGTTCATGTCCCTGGATGTCAACGACGTACCAGAAAATGCACGCGCACAGGGTCAGCGAACGCACCGTTCAATAACTGTGGACGGCACAGAGATAGAGTTTTCTGGGGGGTTCTTTGACCTGCACACGCGCAGCTACGAGGAAATCCTAGCTGGGCGAGGGTTTGGTGTTGAGGAAAACCGTATGGCCATCGAGACAGTTGCAGCAATCCGCGAAGCTGGGCTTTCTACGTTAGGACAAGACGTCCATCCTTTTGCCTCATGA
- a CDS encoding glycosyltransferase — protein sequence MNPSTFILVSPGAVDGYPPVQYQARLLAEAGHSVTLVTTPRRQEQTRPAFCHPGVAIRCISGRAAFGGRLSRMWQFGWALLAARRAAPQNVIEIAYDPIGLFYSDRIPLRPRRRMAHLHELLQYPESFLEKRLQNAIHSYDAVIVPDTDRAAHTQRMLRLAQSPLVIENYPLRAPKPLVASKEPGSRFEVIYCGSLGLQQKLDTVIRSIPDWPGHANLVLIGNDETRTAIFLRNLVVDLGLQDRVQFLGWMETPEAERRLAQADIGIAIFETDIEQLSTALGASNKRFQYMKAGLPQIGDGNPGIVALIEGNKIGSCVAMDEPTEIAALVCAYSGDHQRCCEEGKRAFALHQSQFNYERVFARLLKQIECW from the coding sequence ATGAATCCTTCAACATTTATCCTTGTGTCGCCGGGTGCAGTTGATGGTTATCCCCCGGTGCAGTACCAGGCCCGCCTCCTAGCTGAGGCAGGCCATTCGGTCACGCTGGTCACCACTCCACGGCGGCAGGAACAGACAAGGCCAGCCTTTTGCCATCCCGGCGTCGCGATTCGCTGCATCTCCGGCCGCGCTGCCTTTGGCGGGCGCCTTTCGCGGATGTGGCAATTCGGCTGGGCTCTTCTGGCAGCCCGCCGCGCGGCGCCCCAAAACGTAATCGAGATCGCCTACGACCCGATTGGCCTATTCTACAGTGACCGCATTCCGCTGCGGCCGCGTCGGCGCATGGCGCATCTGCACGAGTTACTGCAATATCCTGAAAGTTTCCTGGAAAAGCGGCTACAGAACGCCATCCATTCCTATGATGCTGTGATCGTCCCAGATACCGATCGTGCGGCGCATACCCAAAGAATGCTGCGGCTGGCACAGTCGCCGCTGGTGATTGAAAATTACCCGCTGCGCGCACCTAAACCCCTGGTGGCATCGAAAGAGCCGGGCTCCCGGTTCGAGGTTATTTATTGCGGCTCTCTGGGGTTGCAACAGAAACTCGACACAGTGATCCGGAGCATCCCTGACTGGCCTGGCCATGCCAATCTGGTCCTGATTGGCAACGATGAGACCCGCACTGCGATTTTTCTGCGCAACTTGGTCGTCGACCTGGGGCTGCAGGATCGAGTGCAATTTTTGGGCTGGATGGAGACGCCCGAGGCTGAGCGCCGACTGGCGCAAGCAGATATCGGAATCGCGATTTTTGAGACGGATATCGAACAGTTGAGCACGGCACTTGGTGCCAGCAACAAGCGTTTTCAGTACATGAAGGCAGGCTTGCCGCAGATCGGCGACGGCAATCCCGGTATTGTGGCACTGATCGAGGGCAACAAGATCGGGAGTTGCGTCGCTATGGACGAACCCACCGAAATCGCGGCGTTGGTGTGCGCATATTCCGGCGATCATCAACGGTGTTGTGAAGAGGGTAAGCGCGCCTTTGCTCTGCACCAATCTCAGTTCAACTATGAGCGCGTATTTGCGCGCCTTCTCAAACAAATAGAGTGTTGGTGA
- a CDS encoding acyltransferase, giving the protein MSGFTVHPSAIVDDGAEIGEGSRVWHFVHVCSGARIGRNVSLGQGVFVGNRVTIGDNCKIQNNVSVYDNVALEEGVFCGPSMVFTNVINPRALVERKSEYRHTVVRRGATLGANCTIVCGVEIGEFAFVAAGAVITKAVPDFALMAGVPAQQIGWMSAHGDRLDLPLSGNGEIVCAATGDNYVLNGSSITRETAP; this is encoded by the coding sequence ATGAGCGGCTTCACTGTTCATCCTAGCGCAATTGTCGATGATGGCGCTGAAATTGGCGAAGGTTCACGTGTCTGGCATTTCGTTCATGTATGTAGCGGGGCCCGGATTGGTCGGAACGTTTCGCTTGGACAGGGTGTGTTTGTCGGCAACCGCGTGACTATCGGAGATAACTGCAAAATCCAGAACAATGTTTCCGTGTACGATAACGTTGCGTTGGAAGAGGGCGTATTTTGCGGGCCGAGCATGGTATTCACAAATGTTATCAATCCTCGCGCTCTGGTGGAGCGAAAAAGTGAATACCGCCATACTGTGGTGCGCAGGGGGGCGACTCTGGGTGCAAACTGCACGATTGTTTGCGGCGTAGAAATTGGAGAGTTTGCCTTTGTCGCAGCGGGTGCCGTTATCACGAAAGCCGTGCCAGACTTTGCTTTGATGGCAGGCGTTCCGGCGCAGCAGATAGGTTGGATGAGCGCCCATGGCGACCGATTAGACCTGCCGCTGTCTGGGAACGGCGAGATCGTTTGTGCGGCTACTGGCGACAATTACGTGCTTAATGGTTCGAGTATCACAAGGGAGACAGCACCTTGA
- a CDS encoding glycosyltransferase, protein MRVLIFAPNYLPATRYGGPVRSTHGLARALAALGCEVEVLTTDVDGPDRLDVPLDRPVEMDGVEVHYCPITTPRRLYFSPAMARLAHRLVPKVDAVHVNGMFLWPGPLISRAALRADVPLVISPRGMLMPEMVAGKSRLAKTGWIRLLERANLAAAQAIHVTSESEAAGLRAMGLDLAPLAVIGNGVDGPGLAPTQAAIDAVWGDVAPGRRVAFLARLDWTKGVEMAISAARAHPDAVIRIAGHDQIGLRAQLEPQLIRDDGSSCGAFLGPLDGEAKWAFLAGADVLLVPSVRESFGMSVAEALAVGVPVIATEGVGAAGLLRRLDPSLVVPRDQKALDAALTALLADGNRRTRIGLAARELAKTALSWKGIATKMAALYANQTTAD, encoded by the coding sequence ATGCGTGTTCTCATTTTCGCTCCCAATTATCTGCCTGCCACGCGCTATGGTGGGCCGGTCCGTTCCACTCACGGGCTGGCGCGAGCGCTTGCGGCGTTGGGTTGCGAAGTCGAGGTTCTCACCACAGATGTAGACGGTCCAGATCGGCTTGACGTGCCGTTGGATCGGCCGGTCGAGATGGACGGGGTAGAGGTGCATTACTGCCCGATCACAACGCCGCGGCGACTCTATTTCAGCCCGGCTATGGCGCGGCTGGCCCATCGGCTGGTGCCGAAAGTGGATGCGGTACATGTTAACGGCATGTTCCTTTGGCCTGGCCCGCTCATCTCACGCGCGGCACTGCGTGCCGACGTGCCTCTCGTAATTTCGCCACGAGGGATGCTTATGCCCGAGATGGTAGCGGGAAAGTCGCGACTAGCCAAAACCGGCTGGATCCGCTTGCTAGAACGCGCGAACCTGGCCGCCGCACAGGCGATACACGTAACCTCTGAGAGCGAGGCCGCGGGGCTGCGCGCTATGGGGCTGGACCTTGCACCGTTAGCGGTGATCGGCAACGGCGTGGACGGGCCCGGCTTGGCCCCGACGCAGGCCGCGATCGACGCGGTCTGGGGCGACGTAGCGCCGGGGCGACGGGTTGCCTTCCTGGCGCGACTGGACTGGACAAAGGGGGTTGAGATGGCGATCTCCGCCGCGCGCGCGCATCCTGATGCAGTGATCCGCATCGCCGGGCACGACCAGATCGGACTGCGAGCCCAGCTAGAGCCGCAACTTATCCGCGACGACGGCAGTTCCTGTGGTGCCTTCCTGGGGCCGCTCGACGGCGAGGCTAAATGGGCTTTTCTGGCTGGGGCGGATGTGTTGCTCGTACCTTCGGTGCGCGAAAGCTTTGGCATGTCCGTAGCCGAGGCTTTGGCCGTGGGTGTCCCGGTCATCGCCACCGAGGGCGTGGGCGCGGCCGGTCTGTTGCGCCGGCTTGATCCGTCCTTGGTGGTGCCGCGCGACCAGAAGGCGCTTGACGCCGCGCTGACGGCGCTGCTGGCTGATGGCAACCGCCGCACTCGGATCGGGCTGGCGGCTCGCGAACTTGCAAAGACTGCTTTGTCCTGGAAAGGCATCGCGACAAAGATGGCGGCACTTTATGCCAACCAGACGACGGCGGATTGA
- a CDS encoding GDP-mannose 4,6-dehydratase yields MTNTALICGVSGQDGAYLAKLLLSKGYSVVGTSRDATTQRFDNLVRLGIAGQFETLSMVQTDFRSVVQTLSSVKPDEIYNLSGQSSVGLSFQQPLETMESIAIGVINMLEAMRFLELPARFYNAGSSECFGDTNGQGADEKTPIHSKSPYATAKAAAFWSVSNYREAYGLKACTGILFNHESPLRPRRFVTQKIISSAVAIARAKSGELELGNRDISRDWGWAPEYVDAMWRMLQQETVDDFVIATGESHTLREFCDLAFAAVNLKAQDHVHSSKAFERPSDISFSLGNPSKAARYLGWTPSYRLAQVVEAMIKAEWDLSIA; encoded by the coding sequence GTGACCAATACCGCGCTCATTTGTGGTGTTTCTGGGCAGGACGGGGCTTACCTGGCTAAGCTATTGCTATCGAAAGGCTATTCGGTTGTAGGCACCTCACGGGACGCTACTACCCAACGCTTCGACAATCTTGTCCGGCTGGGAATTGCGGGCCAGTTCGAAACGCTGTCGATGGTGCAAACCGATTTCCGCAGCGTGGTACAAACGCTCAGCAGCGTGAAACCTGACGAGATTTACAACTTGTCCGGTCAGAGTTCGGTCGGCCTGTCCTTTCAGCAACCGCTCGAAACGATGGAAAGCATCGCGATCGGAGTCATCAATATGCTCGAGGCAATGCGGTTTCTCGAATTGCCAGCCCGGTTCTACAACGCAGGCTCGAGCGAGTGTTTCGGTGACACAAATGGGCAGGGGGCCGATGAAAAGACGCCGATCCACTCCAAAAGCCCCTATGCGACGGCCAAGGCGGCGGCGTTTTGGAGCGTGTCGAACTATCGTGAAGCCTATGGCCTGAAAGCCTGTACCGGGATCCTGTTCAATCATGAGTCACCGCTACGCCCGCGCCGGTTCGTGACGCAGAAGATTATTTCAAGCGCCGTCGCAATAGCGCGCGCGAAGAGTGGCGAACTGGAGCTCGGCAATCGAGACATCAGCCGCGACTGGGGCTGGGCACCGGAATATGTCGATGCCATGTGGCGCATGCTACAGCAGGAGACCGTTGACGATTTTGTCATCGCCACGGGAGAGAGCCACACGCTACGCGAGTTCTGCGATTTGGCCTTCGCAGCGGTGAACCTGAAGGCCCAGGACCACGTCCACTCCTCGAAAGCCTTTGAGCGCCCTTCGGACATTTCCTTTAGCCTCGGCAATCCATCTAAAGCTGCACGCTATCTGGGGTGGACGCCCAGCTACCGTTTGGCACAGGTGGTCGAGGCGATGATTAAAGCGGAATGGGATTTGAGTATTGCCTAG
- a CDS encoding DegT/DnrJ/EryC1/StrS aminotransferase family protein, which produces MIPFVDLAAQQARIRDRIDVGIARVLAHGSYVLGPEVSELEERLVIYTEAAHCITCANGTDALQIALMGLNIGPGDEVIMPGFSYIATAEAVAVLGARPVYVDIDPITYNVAPALIEAAIGPATRAIIPVSLYGQPADIAAINTIAAGHGLPVIEDGAQSFGATLGGNRSGNLSTVGCTSFFPSKPLGCYGDGGAIFTSDDDLALRMRQIARHGQDRRYHHVRLGVNSRLDTLQAAVLLAKLDVFDDEIAARDAAAARYADLLAPAGIAAPVVAAGATSVWAQYTVRVRDRDAVQARMKEAGVPTAVHYPVTLNRQPAVADPAADLPVGEAAAAEVLSLPMHPYLDAATQERVVTSLAKAVAPQHLFET; this is translated from the coding sequence TTGATTCCTTTCGTCGACCTTGCGGCCCAGCAGGCCCGAATCCGCGACCGTATTGATGTCGGGATAGCCCGTGTGCTGGCCCATGGTTCGTACGTCCTCGGCCCTGAAGTCTCCGAGCTCGAAGAGCGATTGGTCATCTATACAGAGGCTGCACACTGCATCACCTGCGCCAACGGCACTGACGCCCTTCAGATCGCACTGATGGGGCTCAACATCGGCCCAGGCGACGAGGTGATTATGCCGGGCTTTTCTTACATCGCAACGGCAGAGGCAGTGGCGGTGCTCGGCGCGCGGCCCGTATATGTAGATATCGATCCAATTACCTACAATGTGGCACCAGCTCTAATCGAGGCTGCGATCGGACCCGCGACCCGCGCTATCATCCCCGTCTCGCTCTACGGCCAGCCGGCGGATATTGCTGCTATCAATACCATCGCCGCCGGACACGGCCTGCCGGTAATCGAGGACGGCGCGCAGAGCTTTGGCGCTACGCTGGGAGGTAATCGCTCGGGCAACCTGTCGACAGTAGGGTGCACCAGTTTCTTTCCATCCAAGCCACTGGGCTGCTACGGTGACGGAGGCGCGATCTTCACCTCTGACGACGATCTGGCATTGCGCATGCGCCAAATCGCGCGGCATGGACAGGACCGGCGCTACCATCATGTCCGCTTAGGTGTGAATAGCCGTTTGGATACGCTGCAGGCGGCGGTTCTATTGGCCAAACTCGACGTTTTTGACGACGAGATCGCTGCACGTGATGCCGCCGCTGCGCGTTACGCCGATTTGCTTGCGCCGGCCGGCATCGCCGCTCCGGTTGTGGCCGCAGGTGCAACCAGCGTCTGGGCGCAATATACCGTGCGGGTACGCGACCGCGACGCGGTGCAGGCCCGCATGAAGGAGGCCGGTGTGCCCACCGCAGTGCATTATCCCGTAACGCTCAACCGCCAGCCGGCGGTGGCTGATCCGGCGGCCGATCTACCAGTCGGCGAGGCGGCAGCGGCCGAGGTTTTAAGCTTGCCGATGCATCCCTATTTGGACGCAGCCACACAGGAGAGAGTCGTGACTTCTCTGGCCAAAGCAGTAGCGCCGCAACACCTCTTCGAAACCTGA
- a CDS encoding class I SAM-dependent methyltransferase: protein MLRSKTEVRSVARKVLRILPKPMAELLRSAKRWVLNQRSCQTVFRQIARNNTWDGTESVSGPGSTMEATSLLRAALPDLLEKYEIRSFLDIPCGDAYWISQALPAGIEYVGADIVSGLIERNRAEKGDFGQFKVLDLVNSELPTCDLVMVRDCLIHLPNKAVIQALQNIRRSGARYLLTTTYPDWAQNIDIEFGGFRPVDLEKAPFCLPQPLVMILETEHSQSGKTMCLWTVADLPECFLPTSAGRRSVMRHDSKGQVLLTGPPVFA, encoded by the coding sequence ATGCTACGATCAAAGACTGAGGTCCGAAGCGTTGCACGCAAGGTATTGCGGATACTGCCAAAACCTATGGCTGAACTTCTGCGCAGCGCCAAGCGCTGGGTTCTGAACCAGCGCTCGTGTCAAACTGTGTTCCGCCAGATTGCCCGGAACAACACCTGGGACGGCACCGAAAGCGTATCGGGGCCAGGTTCGACGATGGAGGCCACCTCGCTGCTGCGCGCCGCTCTACCAGATTTGCTGGAGAAATATGAAATCCGCAGCTTTCTCGACATCCCTTGTGGCGATGCCTACTGGATCAGCCAGGCACTGCCAGCGGGCATTGAATATGTGGGCGCCGACATCGTATCGGGACTGATTGAGCGCAACCGGGCGGAAAAGGGTGACTTTGGCCAGTTCAAGGTGCTGGATCTCGTAAACTCTGAGTTGCCGACCTGCGATCTAGTGATGGTGCGGGACTGCCTGATCCATCTCCCCAACAAGGCAGTCATACAGGCTTTGCAGAACATAAGGCGTTCCGGTGCACGCTATCTGCTGACGACTACCTACCCGGATTGGGCTCAGAACATCGACATCGAGTTCGGTGGCTTCCGTCCCGTCGATCTGGAGAAGGCCCCCTTCTGTCTGCCTCAACCGTTGGTGATGATCCTGGAAACGGAACACTCACAGAGCGGCAAGACCATGTGCCTCTGGACGGTGGCCGATCTTCCGGAATGTTTTTTGCCAACGTCAGCGGGTCGCAGGTCCGTCATGCGGCACGATTCAAAGGGACAGGTATTGCTCACAGGGCCCCCAGTCTTCGCATAA
- a CDS encoding glycosyltransferase: MKAPGRSLRVLIPYFAGEDTFQDNVAYTLRKMGHNVMTAPHRFRRNRGKVQRIVSDLAASIYPQRWEEYETYTVATARSFNPDMVLCLTQALRSEVLDELHRLGVARCVAWWGDSPANMRGMGLLADGWDAIFIKDAAAVHKMQAVGLNAALLHEAMNPDWHAPQGVARDGTLAVIGNYYGYRQFLIKRLLDAGVELGLYGYSPPRWGDPRIKAIHNGRYVTRAEKSAAFEGALASLNCTAMSENDSLNCRAFEICGAGGLQLIEDKPSIAQCFEPGSEVLTYSSVEDILGYLDKASNNPDWANGIRDAGRRRAHAEHTYAHRLTHILKEVEIE, encoded by the coding sequence ATGAAGGCCCCAGGTCGATCGCTGCGCGTGCTGATCCCGTATTTTGCGGGGGAGGACACTTTTCAGGATAATGTCGCCTACACTCTGCGGAAGATGGGGCACAACGTTATGACGGCGCCCCACCGCTTCAGGCGCAACAGGGGAAAGGTGCAGCGAATCGTGTCCGACTTGGCCGCATCGATCTATCCCCAACGCTGGGAAGAGTACGAAACATACACGGTGGCCACAGCCCGCAGCTTTAACCCTGACATGGTGTTGTGCCTGACGCAGGCGTTGCGCAGCGAGGTCCTTGACGAATTGCACCGTCTGGGCGTGGCGCGCTGCGTGGCCTGGTGGGGGGACTCCCCGGCCAACATGCGCGGCATGGGGCTGTTGGCCGATGGCTGGGACGCCATATTCATCAAAGATGCGGCGGCGGTCCATAAGATGCAGGCGGTGGGACTGAACGCCGCGCTTCTGCACGAGGCCATGAATCCAGATTGGCACGCCCCGCAAGGCGTCGCGCGTGACGGCACGCTCGCGGTTATTGGCAACTATTACGGTTATCGGCAGTTCCTGATCAAACGCCTGCTGGATGCGGGGGTCGAGCTTGGCCTTTACGGATATTCCCCGCCGCGATGGGGCGATCCGCGCATCAAGGCAATTCATAACGGCCGATATGTGACCCGTGCAGAGAAGAGCGCCGCGTTCGAAGGCGCTCTGGCTAGCCTCAACTGTACGGCCATGTCGGAAAATGATTCCCTAAACTGCCGCGCCTTCGAGATCTGCGGAGCCGGCGGGCTGCAATTGATTGAGGACAAGCCATCAATCGCGCAGTGCTTCGAGCCCGGTTCGGAGGTGCTGACTTACAGTTCGGTTGAAGATATTCTTGGCTATCTGGATAAGGCGAGCAACAATCCCGACTGGGCCAATGGCATCCGTGACGCAGGGCGACGTCGCGCTCATGCCGAGCATACCTATGCGCATCGTCTGACGCATATCCTGAAGGAGGTCGAGATCGAATGA
- a CDS encoding glycosyltransferase family 4 protein, giving the protein MQIYAFVSDAFGGHGGIAVFSRDILTAFTLHPKVDRVIALPRVVSRELGPLPDKLVYRAQAANSAFAYGAALLKDLPGIARSDLLYCGHLNLAPLVKAFGRVFNIPVLGALYGIEAWTPSTNSRRSSAAATLDHYYSISAYTRDRFLDWSGVTKDRISMLPNAIHLDQYAPAEGSAELAARYSVTNCRVLLTFGRLVSRERAKGFDEVLDVLPALLLIHPDIKYIIAGDGPDRHRLEERVAVAGLQDHVVFTGFVDEAEKSALYGLADLYVMPSRGEGFGFVFLEAMACGVPVVASTVDGSRDAVRDGLLGAMVDPDDPGALESAIIAGLDAPKTVPEGLAYFSFPKFVQRVHDIVDRVVKQ; this is encoded by the coding sequence ATGCAGATCTATGCGTTTGTCTCCGACGCCTTCGGCGGTCACGGCGGGATCGCGGTCTTCAGCCGGGATATCCTTACGGCTTTCACGCTACATCCGAAGGTAGATCGGGTCATCGCGCTGCCCCGCGTCGTTAGCCGGGAACTGGGACCGCTGCCGGATAAGCTGGTCTATCGCGCCCAGGCTGCAAACAGTGCATTCGCCTATGGGGCAGCCCTCTTGAAAGACCTGCCTGGGATCGCCCGTAGCGATCTACTGTATTGCGGTCATCTGAATTTAGCACCCCTCGTCAAGGCGTTTGGCAGGGTCTTCAACATTCCCGTCCTAGGAGCGCTTTACGGGATCGAGGCATGGACCCCCAGCACCAATTCGCGGCGCAGCAGTGCTGCTGCGACGCTTGATCACTACTATTCGATCAGCGCCTACACGCGGGATCGGTTCTTGGACTGGTCCGGGGTGACCAAGGACCGGATTTCGATGTTGCCAAATGCGATCCATCTGGACCAGTACGCACCAGCTGAAGGATCTGCCGAGCTGGCCGCGCGCTACAGCGTCACGAATTGCAGGGTGCTGTTGACCTTCGGTCGACTGGTCTCGCGCGAACGTGCCAAGGGCTTCGACGAGGTGCTAGACGTCTTGCCTGCGCTGCTGCTGATACATCCCGATATCAAATACATCATCGCTGGCGACGGCCCCGACCGTCACCGGCTGGAAGAGCGGGTCGCGGTTGCCGGCTTGCAGGACCATGTGGTGTTCACCGGCTTCGTGGATGAGGCGGAAAAGTCCGCGCTTTATGGTCTGGCCGACCTCTACGTCATGCCCAGCCGTGGCGAGGGCTTCGGCTTCGTTTTTCTCGAGGCGATGGCTTGCGGTGTGCCGGTGGTCGCCAGTACGGTGGACGGCAGCCGGGATGCGGTGCGCGATGGTCTACTGGGTGCAATGGTTGATCCCGATGATCCTGGGGCCCTAGAATCTGCGATTATCGCGGGTCTCGACGCGCCAAAGACCGTACCGGAGGGACTTGCCTACTTCAGCTTTCCGAAGTTCGTGCAGCGCGTTCATGATATCGTAGATAGAGTGGTGAAACAGTGA
- a CDS encoding FkbM family methyltransferase encodes MNLATRCARNLRFLSNLRGWRRVAQKLAPRDPHSSFRVKNRHGVHSGRMSDYIQRQLYLFGGYEQDEIDAFLSNIPLERHGVLLDIGANIGVHSIAFSRHFDRVIAFEPNPTLWADFVRMRADNEADNLALVKCALGSENGELPFFLVDNFNLGLGTLVQDEQYDRPLKKAHDVPVRIGTEVLAEQGIGKVDVIKIDVQGFELEVMRGLADIVERNRPIIWMEFAEALHNTPKDQQLMQFLLQGRNLYQFLVRGSVLRRIELRKIDGMPVTTGDYVII; translated from the coding sequence ATGAATCTTGCCACAAGATGCGCCCGCAACTTACGCTTCCTCTCCAACCTCCGCGGATGGCGGAGAGTAGCTCAGAAGCTGGCACCACGCGATCCACATAGCAGCTTTCGAGTGAAGAACCGGCATGGAGTCCATTCCGGCCGTATGTCTGATTACATCCAGCGGCAACTCTATTTGTTTGGCGGATACGAGCAGGATGAGATCGATGCCTTTCTTTCCAATATTCCACTGGAGCGTCACGGCGTGCTTCTTGACATCGGCGCCAATATCGGTGTCCATAGCATAGCTTTTTCCCGACATTTTGACAGGGTGATCGCGTTCGAACCCAATCCGACCCTTTGGGCGGATTTCGTACGTATGCGTGCGGACAACGAGGCGGACAACCTGGCGCTCGTAAAATGCGCGCTGGGATCGGAGAATGGTGAACTGCCATTCTTCTTGGTGGATAACTTCAACTTGGGCCTAGGCACACTGGTTCAGGATGAACAGTATGACCGTCCCTTGAAGAAGGCCCATGATGTACCGGTACGCATCGGAACGGAGGTCTTGGCGGAACAGGGCATCGGCAAGGTCGATGTGATCAAGATCGATGTGCAGGGCTTCGAACTGGAAGTCATGCGTGGCTTGGCTGACATTGTGGAGCGTAACAGGCCGATCATCTGGATGGAGTTCGCCGAGGCGCTGCACAATACGCCGAAAGATCAGCAGTTAATGCAGTTCCTTTTGCAGGGGCGCAATCTGTACCAGTTTCTCGTCAGAGGTTCGGTTCTCCGTCGCATCGAGCTCCGCAAGATCGACGGCATGCCCGTAACTACTGGGGACTACGTTATTATCTGA
- a CDS encoding glycosyltransferase family 4 protein, which translates to MEEAAGDAPLPAHTHRHKAYDVYLLAPQPAPLPEEAPFASVGRLSHGKGMHLLVEALGQAVLIDSSAHFYGAGVEGDDYAVQLKQQAQPLGDRIRFMGFRRDVSQRLPAYRFMVSTSRYESLGRVVMEAWEAGLVPIVYGASGGAVEIVRKSGGGLIFDDWSAEGLARTLYAALKMSDDDRRAMSAAGRTWTERRLGLNEYRAALSGVLF; encoded by the coding sequence ATGGAGGAGGCCGCAGGAGACGCGCCACTTCCAGCCCATACCCACCGACACAAGGCTTACGATGTATACCTATTGGCACCTCAGCCCGCACCCCTGCCCGAAGAGGCCCCTTTTGCCAGTGTAGGGCGACTGTCGCATGGAAAGGGGATGCATTTGTTGGTCGAGGCGCTCGGGCAAGCCGTGCTCATAGATTCGAGCGCGCATTTCTATGGCGCCGGAGTTGAAGGAGACGATTATGCAGTTCAGCTGAAGCAGCAGGCGCAGCCACTGGGAGACCGCATCCGTTTTATGGGCTTTCGCCGTGACGTGTCGCAGCGCTTGCCGGCCTACCGGTTTATGGTCTCGACTTCGCGCTACGAGTCGTTGGGCCGGGTAGTAATGGAAGCTTGGGAGGCCGGACTGGTTCCGATCGTCTATGGCGCCAGCGGCGGTGCGGTCGAGATCGTGCGCAAATCCGGAGGCGGGCTGATATTTGACGATTGGAGCGCCGAGGGGCTGGCTCGAACCTTGTATGCAGCGTTGAAGATGAGCGACGACGACCGCCGCGCCATGTCCGCGGCAGGCCGCACCTGGACTGAACGAAGGCTTGGTCTCAATGAATACAGGGCAGCTCTGTCGGGAGTTCTATTTTGA